Genomic DNA from Solanum dulcamara chromosome 4, daSolDulc1.2, whole genome shotgun sequence:
tcataattttttttattgatgcctaatttaattaaatagtgtCTCATGAATTGAGACGAGTGTAAAAGAAACTTTTAAtagcataatatataaaaatgccttttaagttgattttaattaatatttatgtcTTTCAGTTTTGAATATGCATAAGTAGATATTTAAACTAAAGTTAAAATGGAATAAGTACACATGCATTCTACAGATATTATACCATGTaggatacatatgtatatttaatttaattttatataaatttatgtgtCTATGCATACGcactataaattaaaaaatataaatattaattaagattaaattaaaaaacatatttatatattatacgAAACTTTAACATGCTGCATATTTGGATCTATTTAATTTGTGAGAGTTGGAAGGGATGGGCAGCAGGGAGTTGAAGCATGGAAATCGAAAACATAAACATCTATAAGCTGTCCTCTTAAGAAAAAGAGCCATTTTCCATACCTTATCCAGCCTGTATAAAAtatcttctatttttttaagatGGTCAccgaaacaaaaataaataaataaaaaaaacctgtagctcctttttttaaaaacaatttaaaaagaaatcCTCAAAAGTGACGATTAAGTAAATAACACGTCAGACCTAATCTAGAACCACACCCCCTCGACCCACCAAATTGTCCATAATTACCCAAAATTCATAGGGGTATTTTCGTCAATACATCACCCCTCTCAACCCACAAATTGCCTGATACGCGTATCCAATGAGGCCATTATTCGACAGCCATTACAGACCTCTCTCCTCCTTAAAACCTCCATTTCCCCTTCCCCTCTTTCTCATTTCTTCttccaaaccaaaccaaaccacaaAAAGCTCTCTCTTCCCCCCTTTCGCTCTACAAATTTCGTATTTTCTCTTTCTAGATTGAAGCAGGCAATCGAGTTgtttcataattttaaatttgacaCAAAAAAAATGGCTCAGAGAACGGAGAAAGAAGAGACGGAGTTCAAGGCCGTACCTGAAACTATAACGCTTTGTATCAACAATTGTGGAGTCACAGGAAATCCAGCCACAAACAATATGTGTCAAAAGTGCTTCAACGCCACCACCGCTGCTACCTCAACTTCATCCAGCTCGCCGACTGGGTCGGCGGTGACGATTCCTCACAAGTTCGCTGAAAAATTGGCCAGATCTGAAAAATCGGCTAGATTCAGCTCGTTGAGGTCGTCGCCGGACAGGATGAGTCAAGATCTGAAGAAAGTTGGAGATAGGATGATGGTAAAGGAGGATCAACTGAAGGAAAGCTTACCGCCGGCTAAGAGAGAGGTGAATCGTTGCTCCGGTTGTCGAAGGAAGGTAGGATTGACCGGATTCCGATGCCGGTGCGGCGAATTGTTCTGCGGTGAACATCGATACTCCGATCGTCATGATTGTAGCTACGATTACAAAACCGCCGGCCGAGAAGCGATCGCGAGGGAGAATCCGGTCGTGAAAGCAGCAAAAATCATTAAAGTTTGAAAGGAAAACACGAAAGACGCATCCTTTTACCTTTATAATCAAatttcaaatgatgaaaaattgaGAGATCGAATTCCGATCTCCAtaactgctgctgctgctgttaTTATGCTTTTCGTCGTCTCAGAGGAGGAGAGACGCACAACGAacgcaaaacaaaaaaaatttaatcaaatcaaACTAGAGAGATtcgaaaatatatattttatatatatatatatatatttatataattcgaAGTCATGAATTTGTTGTGTGAAAAATTCATCTTCTCCGAATTgttattttgaagaattaaatccttttaaattttttttccagtgTTCTACAGAAAGATTGTGGCTTTACAATTTCTTTGTTCTTCGTTTAGTCCTTGTTTGGTTATTGAGCAAAAAATGGAAATCCAGTGGAACTTTTGATCACCTTCAAAGAACATCAAAGTATCATTTTCTCTGTAAAGCAAACGCGGTTTACCCATCATTTCCATAACCGTGAGTGGCATATGGTCGTAAATTTATGGCAAGTGTTGGGGTAATGTATTATTTGACTTTCTTAAAGTAAAAGATAAACATAGAAAAGGTGGGGCCCACCAGGCGGCCAAGTGGTTGGTATCGTGATAAATTGGGAATGAATCGAGGAGACGTGAAAATGAGGTAACAGAGAAACTGGTTAGAGGAGAAAAAGTCCTTTCATCATCTTTAATATTTGTTGAATAGTATTTTGAGGATGtgcaaatttttttaattaaattaatggtcaaaaaataaaaaatataaataaaatcatgaagAAGCTATGAATTGTAGCATATGCTAGCCAACAAATATTAGTATGACTTCATATACTTTACTTATTCAATTGGGCAATTATGTTGAACTAGTGACATGTAAGTCGTGACATATATATTAAGGGTGATGTTCAATGATAAAGCACCttcttttaatttgattttaggAAAAAGTTACTCCAAAATCAGTCATGACACATCATATTAATATCACATTATGCTGTACTCAACCTAATATTGTCTTGTAGAAACACTCAAAAGGAGACAAGaaaatgcatttaaaaataATGACAATTTGAGTCATTATAAATTGATATGATGTCATGTTATactcaaaatcttttttttttaatcacatttaattatatttacGAATCATGATTTTCCTTGATATgaataaggtctgcgtacactttaccctgcTCAGACTCTACGTTGTGAAATTTCACtgagttgttattgttgtacaaatcatgatttcaaaacaacctacataaaaaaaataaaataatatatcgTAGTTTCAAGGACATTTTGTTATCATTTACTTATGCAATTTCAAGTTTGaccataatttttaaatagattttaatcaaaaaatatattttttcttgcctataaaataaaagaggtttatttttgtaaaataattacAGAACGGggataaatattaataattggTTGATGAAATAATCTGTTAAGGAATAACGCTAAAGTTACTCAACCTCATAAGTGAAATCGAAAAGAGAAGAATAAAATATAGCTGGAATTTTATTTGATAGGATATATTATActtttcaaaaatcaaaaatccaaaaatatcagCCAAATCGTAATGAACCGATTGATAAACACCTACATTgtcaaattatattattatcgGTTCAAAAAGTTTTTAATCTTGTTGTGTAATAAAAAGTACCGACAATTGAAAGAATCCAATTTCACTTCACAATCAATTGTACTCATTTCATcatgatttatttaaatttgacatatttaaattttactATTATAAAATGCAATTTGATATTCATAAATTCAGAACAGAACTATTGCACTGGACCGGACGATGACGTTTTGCccaattttcttcattttagggtgtgtttggtattaataatatatatatttttttttaaaaaagtgattTCCGTAGTTATTTTGTGATGTTTGATAAGTAAGCTAACATTATGGGATAGGGTGGCGGGAAGGCAACGTGCGGGTTTACGGGAATTCAACAATATTTATTATActaaatatctcaaaatatttaaatataagtttagttattattatatattattaatttgagAATGTCGTAAGAATCCGTAAACTTTAAATTCTAAGATTTACCTTTGATAGGGGTGGGAACGTTGAGGTATGAGGAGAAGACAAAGCTTAAAATGCTCTTTATGAAATCCGTTTTTTCTATTCCATTAGAAAAATTGTTTTTCtaagatattattttttaaagtattatgaccaatcaaacataaaaaaaattaaaaaatattgtcCTACATACCAaacaccttcattgttctctatTCTATTTAACCCGTCaaagcaaaaaataaataaattcttttACCTCAAATACCTACCCTCATCAAATGTTTACACCAGTGGTGGAACCAGAATTTTTAATAAGGaggttcaaaatctaaaaaagtagacacacgaactagccgaagggggttcaacatctatttttatacataaaaaaatattttaaccatgtataaatagtataatttttcgccgaagGGGGTTTGGATGAACCCCTGGATACCACATGGGTCCGCCACTGATTTACACCATATCTGTCAATTTATCATGTTGAATAATTTAATGAAATACGAATATATTACTATATAACTAACTaaaattaaataacaaaaaattatatatataaatatatattacagtataacaacaacaacaacaacaatccagtgaaatcccacaatgtgagGTCtgggaggataaagtgtacgcagaccttactttaaattaataaatacatactgtaatatatataaatatatattacagtatgtatttattaatttaaagtaAACATTAATTTATCATCTTGAGTatgtatttattaatttaaagtaAACATTAATTTATCATCTGGTGCATATTGGATGTTTGCCAACTTAACACAAAAGACAGTGGATCGAATACTTTTGGCAGGAAAGAAATTCCAAAAATAAGAAACATGTTCTGGTATCTAACCTAATTATTTCTAATTTGGAATCaacaatatttttctattaatctCTGTTTAAAATCATTGGTTGGAATTATTATATGATTAATTTAAGTGGCTAATAGTATAGTAATATATTTGGTGAATTTACAAATCATCGGTGGAATAAAGTAGTATTTAAAGTGTCAGGAAccatctaattattttttaaaaaaactaagcTCATGCccataaaagtaaaataattataaataaatatcccTTTATAATCCATACCCCCAATACATaagattataaataaatatcccTTTATAATTCATACCTCCAATACATAAGATTCACGAGCAAGATACCGTCGTAGTATCAATATGCTGACATTGTATCATTGAGGTTGCTTCAGTCATTAATGATATCACCAcagtatatctatatattgtcaTGGTATTATTGATGTCTACTTCAATCCTTCAGCTATATCTTCATGAAAAACATCATATACTGACTTGATATCATTAAGTATCGTTTCATACAAATGTTGAATgatatatactatgatgatatcATAAAGGTTTTTCTAAGTCATTCGATATTACATGAATGATACTACCACAATATATTcgtatattataatgatattaaaaattcttaatgagatatttttaaaatcctcaattataccataacaatatattgataccttatcggtatcatataggattgaactctttttataagaaataaaaataaaacaattaagaaaaaattattaaaatcacaatcttattgatt
This window encodes:
- the LOC129886936 gene encoding zinc finger A20 and AN1 domain-containing stress-associated protein 5; translated protein: MAQRTEKEETEFKAVPETITLCINNCGVTGNPATNNMCQKCFNATTAATSTSSSSPTGSAVTIPHKFAEKLARSEKSARFSSLRSSPDRMSQDLKKVGDRMMVKEDQLKESLPPAKREVNRCSGCRRKVGLTGFRCRCGELFCGEHRYSDRHDCSYDYKTAGREAIARENPVVKAAKIIKV